Genomic DNA from Nitratidesulfovibrio vulgaris str. Hildenborough:
TGTCTTCCTGGCTGGCAAACGGGATGAGGTGGGGCAGGCGGCGCAAGAGCATACCATGTGCCCTCTGCTTGTCGCCATCTTCCCGAAAGGGCACATGCACTCCATGAACAGTCAGGGCCTGTGTTCCTTCATGAGGGTTCTCCGCATGGCGGATTCTGTCGTCCACCAGCAGGGAAACGCGAGGGTCGGAACACATGTTGCCGTATTTCAGCGACCCCTTGCGCAGCATGAGGTAGATGCGTAATTGCTCCTCGTCCCACACATACCCCATGAGCGAAGTATGTGGCCCTTTGGGGCCTGTCGTGGCAAGCACGCACATGTCGTGGGCTGCCAGTATGTTCATGACGGTATCCAGCATGGCTTCTCCCTCTGGTCGAGTCTGGCAGGTCGGGGGATGCGGTGCAAGACGTTTCATCAGATTGAGGAGACCATCTGTGGAAGGACTCGAGTTGAAGGTCGCACGGGCGAGGCGAGTGTTGCTGGAGGTGGCCCACACGTGGAAGCCGCAGGATGTCGCTGTGGCGTGGACTGGTGGAAAAGACTCCACGGTCGCCCTCAGTCTCTGGCAGCGTGTCCTTGATGAGGCGCATCCCGGTATGCGTGCGAAGGCATTGAGCCTCGATACGGGCTGCAAATTCCCGGAGGTGGTGGCCTTTCGTGACAGGATGGCACAGGAGTGGAGCATCGACCTCACGGTCGTGCGCCCTGATGTCGGCCCGGACTACCCGGTGGCTGTCGACCGTGTCGCCTGTTGTCGCGACCTCAAGGTCGAACCGTTGTTGAGGGCCTTGAAAGAGAGAGAAATAGCGGTGCTTCTGACGGGCGTGCGTGCGGACGAAAACCCTGAACGTGCGTCGCGTCCGCAGACGGAGACGTTCGATGCGCCATCGCATGTGCGCGTACACCCCGTCCTTGAATTCAGCGAGATGGATATCTGGGCCTATA
This window encodes:
- a CDS encoding phosphoadenosine phosphosulfate reductase family protein, which translates into the protein MEGLELKVARARRVLLEVAHTWKPQDVAVAWTGGKDSTVALSLWQRVLDEAHPGMRAKALSLDTGCKFPEVVAFRDRMAQEWSIDLTVVRPDVGPDYPVAVDRVACCRDLKVEPLLRALKEREIAVLLTGVRADENPERASRPQTETFDAPSHVRVHPVLEFSEMDIWAYTMAQGLPYCTLYAQGYRSLGCVPCTSLVVGGDERAGRDATKEASMDALHALGYF
- a CDS encoding pyridoxamine 5'-phosphate oxidase family protein, with the translated sequence MLDTVMNILAAHDMCVLATTGPKGPHTSLMGYVWDEEQLRIYLMLRKGSLKYGNMCSDPRVSLLVDDRIRHAENPHEGTQALTVHGVHVPFREDGDKQRAHGMLLRRLPHLIPFASQEDTTPVAIQPQGFQWLRDVEDAVFLKIP